The following are encoded in a window of Aerococcus sanguinicola genomic DNA:
- the typA gene encoding translational GTPase TypA translates to MTKREDIRNVAIIAHVDHGKTTLVNQLLENSDTLDERAHLDERAMDSNDLERERGITILSKNTAVNYKGTRVNIMDTPGHADFGGEVERIMTMVDGVVLVVDAYEGTMPQTRFVLQKAFEAGKTPIVVVNKIDKPAARPMEVVDEVLDLFIELGADEDQIEFPVVYASAMNGTSSYSADPAKQEKTMAPIFDAIIENVPAPEDNKDEPLQFQVCMLDYNDYVGRIGIGRIFRGSISVGDQVTLNKLDGTKKNFRVTKLLGFLGLDRVEIDHAEAGDLIAVSGMEDIYVGETVTDTEVQEAFPPLRIDEPTLQMTFMTNNSPFAGREGKFVTARQIEERLKYELHTDVSLRVEDTPEPDQWIVSGRGELHLSILIENMRREGFELQVSRPEVIIREIDGIKQEPFESVQIDTPEEYQGSVIDSLNQRKGQMLDMVNEGRGTVRLNYLVPARGMIGYGTQFVTMTHGYGIMNHSFDSYQPLINAEIGGRRNGSLVSTETGKATTYGIMNVEDRGTIFVHPGTEVYEGMVVGENAREEDIDVNIVRAKNLTNVRSATKDQTATIKEPRVLNLEQSLEFMDDDELCEVTPETVRVRKRILNKSERARYNKRKKKAEN, encoded by the coding sequence ATGACAAAACGCGAAGATATTCGGAATGTCGCCATTATAGCCCACGTTGACCACGGGAAAACGACCCTGGTTAACCAGCTACTTGAAAATTCAGATACCTTAGATGAGCGGGCTCACTTAGATGAACGGGCCATGGATTCCAACGACCTGGAACGGGAACGTGGGATTACTATCCTCTCTAAGAACACAGCGGTTAACTACAAGGGCACCCGAGTGAATATCATGGACACCCCAGGGCACGCGGACTTCGGGGGTGAAGTGGAACGGATCATGACCATGGTTGACGGGGTTGTTCTGGTTGTGGATGCCTATGAAGGGACCATGCCACAGACTCGTTTTGTCCTCCAAAAAGCCTTCGAAGCTGGGAAGACGCCAATTGTGGTGGTGAATAAGATCGACAAGCCTGCTGCTCGCCCTATGGAAGTGGTGGATGAAGTTCTCGACCTCTTCATCGAGCTTGGTGCGGACGAAGACCAAATCGAGTTCCCAGTAGTTTACGCGTCAGCGATGAACGGGACTTCCAGCTATTCAGCTGACCCTGCTAAGCAAGAAAAAACGATGGCCCCAATCTTTGACGCCATCATCGAAAACGTGCCAGCCCCTGAAGACAACAAGGATGAACCGCTGCAATTCCAAGTCTGCATGCTGGACTATAACGACTATGTAGGCCGGATCGGGATTGGCCGGATCTTCCGCGGGTCTATCAGTGTGGGCGACCAAGTGACCTTGAACAAGTTGGACGGGACCAAGAAGAACTTCCGTGTGACGAAATTGTTAGGCTTCCTTGGCTTGGACCGGGTAGAGATCGACCATGCCGAAGCGGGCGACTTGATTGCGGTATCCGGGATGGAAGATATCTATGTGGGTGAAACCGTAACGGATACAGAGGTACAGGAAGCTTTCCCTCCACTGCGGATCGATGAACCAACCCTGCAAATGACCTTCATGACCAATAACTCACCTTTTGCGGGCCGGGAAGGGAAATTTGTGACCGCCCGTCAGATCGAAGAACGCTTGAAGTATGAGCTCCATACCGATGTGTCTCTGCGCGTAGAAGATACGCCTGAGCCTGACCAATGGATCGTTTCCGGCCGGGGGGAACTCCACCTGTCCATCTTGATTGAAAACATGCGCCGGGAAGGTTTCGAACTCCAAGTGTCACGGCCGGAAGTAATTATCCGTGAGATCGACGGGATCAAGCAAGAGCCTTTTGAATCGGTACAAATCGATACGCCTGAAGAATACCAAGGGAGCGTGATTGATTCCTTGAACCAACGTAAGGGGCAAATGTTGGATATGGTGAATGAAGGTCGCGGGACGGTGCGCTTGAACTATTTAGTGCCTGCCCGTGGGATGATCGGCTACGGCACCCAATTCGTGACCATGACACACGGTTACGGGATCATGAACCACAGCTTCGATTCTTATCAACCTCTGATTAATGCTGAAATCGGCGGCCGCCGCAATGGCTCTCTGGTCTCTACGGAAACCGGCAAGGCTACCACTTATGGCATCATGAACGTGGAAGACCGCGGGACTATTTTCGTCCACCCAGGGACTGAAGTTTATGAAGGCATGGTTGTCGGCGAAAATGCTCGGGAAGAAGACATCGACGTCAACATCGTCCGGGCCAAGAACCTGACCAACGTGCGGTCTGCAACCAAGGACCAAACTGCGACTATCAAGGAACCTCGCGTCCTGAACCTGGAACAATCGCTGGAATTCATGGATGACGACGAACTCTGCGAAGTTACCCCAGAAACCGTCCGTGTCCGCAAACGCATCCTCAACAAGAGCGAACGCGCCCGCTACAACAAGCGCAAGAAAAAAGCAGAAAATTAA
- a CDS encoding inositol monophosphatase family protein: MERQAIEDLVHGWVMAAADHIRQAMDQPLTVNEKSSHQDIVTNLDQETERYLREQIQTHFPDDRIIGEEGEGQQSDSLEGTVWIIDPIDGTANFYGQGRHFAIMLGRYVDGEGQFGVIYDVMADDYVSAWQGQGVTWNGQPFEKPFDDKPLREGLIAGNGSYALHNTHRIQDFIDQALGFRIYGSAGLQVLYVLRGDLLLYFSPKLAPWDVAAGAVIAREAGLSFSQFDGSRLDLLHKGSGVIGYPSAYQQFVKYLAVEAAWDKM, encoded by the coding sequence ATGGAAAGACAAGCAATTGAAGACTTAGTCCACGGCTGGGTGATGGCGGCGGCTGACCATATCCGCCAAGCGATGGACCAGCCGCTGACAGTGAATGAGAAGTCCAGCCACCAGGATATTGTGACCAATCTGGACCAGGAGACGGAGCGCTACTTGCGCGAGCAGATCCAGACCCACTTCCCGGATGATCGGATTATTGGCGAAGAGGGGGAGGGCCAGCAGTCGGATAGCCTGGAAGGGACCGTGTGGATTATTGACCCTATCGACGGAACCGCGAATTTCTACGGCCAGGGCCGCCACTTCGCCATTATGCTGGGGCGCTATGTGGATGGGGAAGGCCAGTTTGGCGTGATCTACGATGTGATGGCGGATGACTATGTGTCTGCCTGGCAGGGCCAGGGGGTGACCTGGAATGGCCAGCCTTTCGAGAAGCCTTTTGACGACAAGCCCCTGCGCGAGGGTCTGATTGCGGGGAACGGCAGCTACGCCCTCCACAATACCCACCGCATCCAGGACTTCATTGACCAGGCGCTAGGCTTTAGGATCTACGGCTCGGCCGGTTTGCAGGTTCTCTATGTGCTGCGCGGGGATCTTTTACTCTACTTCTCACCTAAGTTAGCTCCCTGGGATGTGGCCGCCGGTGCTGTTATTGCCCGTGAGGCAGGGCTCAGTTTCAGCCAGTTCGACGGCAGCCGCTTGGACCTCCTCCACAAGGGTTCGGGCGTGATCGGTTATCCCTCGGCCTACCAACAATTTGTCAAGTACCTGGCCGTTGAAGCCGCCTGGGATAAAATGTAA
- a CDS encoding UPF0223 family protein — MGYAYPLDMSWSTEEMTMVVEFFHAVELAYEGGVDRADLMAAYRTFKEVVPSKMEEKQLGNAFEKVSSYNVYRTMQKAKATEAGRVTMP, encoded by the coding sequence ATGGGTTATGCTTACCCACTGGATATGTCTTGGTCGACGGAGGAGATGACGATGGTGGTGGAGTTTTTCCATGCGGTGGAGCTTGCCTATGAGGGCGGGGTGGACCGTGCGGATTTGATGGCGGCTTACCGGACTTTTAAGGAAGTGGTGCCGTCGAAGATGGAGGAGAAGCAGTTGGGCAATGCCTTTGAGAAGGTGTCGTCTTATAATGTGTATCGGACCATGCAGAAGGCCAAGGCGACGGAGGCCGGCCGCGTGACCATGCCTTAA
- the lpdA gene encoding dihydrolipoyl dehydrogenase, with product MVVGAMAIELDTVVIGSGPGGYVAAIRAAQKGQKVTVIEREFLGGVCLNVGCIPSKALIQAGHAYHSALEGAEVFGVTTEGTNLDFTKTQDWKDNQVVKKMTDGIGFLFKKNKIDVVWGEAYINNDKELTITGEGDEHQLYTYNNLIVATGSTPIEIPGFKFGGNIVDSTGALAFEEVPEKLLVIGGGVVGSELGSAYANLGSEVTILEGSPQLLPGFEKDMVKVVQKDMKKKGMKVITNGMAKEATDNGDSVTVKYEEKGKEKEITVSKVLVSVGRRPNTAEIGLQAAGVEMDDRGLVKVDEQGRTSVKNIYAIGDIVPGLALAHKASYEGIVAAEAIAGENAIVDYKSMPSIAYTDPELASYGLTEADAKEKGLDVHSFKFPFGGNGRAVSMANADGFVRLVATKDNNIIVGGQVVGPNASDAAAEIGLAIESGMTAEDIALTVHGHPTLNEAIKDCAEGLLGQAIHA from the coding sequence ATGGTAGTAGGAGCAATGGCAATTGAATTAGATACAGTCGTTATCGGTTCAGGCCCTGGTGGCTATGTGGCAGCAATCCGCGCTGCCCAAAAAGGCCAAAAGGTTACAGTTATCGAACGTGAATTCCTCGGTGGGGTCTGCTTAAACGTTGGCTGTATTCCTTCTAAAGCCTTGATCCAAGCAGGTCACGCTTACCATTCTGCCTTAGAAGGCGCAGAAGTTTTCGGTGTGACAACTGAAGGAACAAACTTAGACTTTACCAAGACCCAAGATTGGAAAGACAACCAAGTCGTTAAGAAAATGACTGACGGGATTGGCTTCCTCTTCAAGAAGAACAAGATCGATGTGGTATGGGGCGAAGCTTATATCAACAACGATAAAGAGTTAACTATTACCGGTGAGGGCGACGAACATCAATTGTACACTTACAACAACTTGATCGTTGCTACTGGGTCAACCCCAATCGAAATCCCAGGCTTCAAGTTCGGTGGTAACATTGTGGACTCAACAGGGGCCTTAGCTTTTGAAGAAGTTCCAGAAAAACTTCTAGTGATCGGTGGTGGCGTGGTAGGTTCTGAATTAGGTTCTGCCTACGCTAACCTCGGTTCTGAAGTCACCATCCTTGAAGGGTCTCCACAACTCTTACCAGGTTTTGAAAAAGACATGGTGAAAGTTGTTCAAAAAGACATGAAGAAAAAAGGTATGAAGGTCATCACCAACGGGATGGCTAAAGAAGCTACAGACAACGGCGACTCTGTAACCGTTAAATACGAAGAAAAAGGCAAAGAAAAAGAAATTACCGTTTCTAAAGTTCTCGTATCTGTTGGCCGCCGTCCAAATACGGCTGAAATCGGCCTTCAAGCAGCAGGCGTTGAAATGGACGACCGCGGCTTAGTCAAGGTTGACGAACAAGGCCGGACCAGCGTGAAGAACATCTACGCCATCGGTGATATCGTGCCAGGCTTAGCCCTTGCCCACAAGGCTTCTTACGAAGGGATCGTAGCTGCTGAAGCCATCGCTGGGGAAAATGCAATTGTTGACTACAAGTCAATGCCTTCAATTGCTTATACTGATCCAGAATTGGCAAGCTACGGCTTAACCGAAGCTGACGCTAAGGAAAAAGGCTTGGATGTACACTCCTTCAAATTCCCATTCGGTGGGAACGGCCGTGCCGTATCTATGGCTAACGCAGACGGTTTCGTTCGCTTAGTCGCTACTAAGGACAACAACATTATCGTTGGTGGCCAAGTGGTTGGACCTAACGCATCGGATGCTGCTGCTGAAATTGGCTTAGCCATTGAATCTGGCATGACAGCTGAAGATATTGCCTTGACGGTTCACGGTCACCCAACCTTGAATGAGGCGATCAAGGACTGTGCAGAAGGTCTTTTAGGCCAAGCTATCCACGCTTAA
- a CDS encoding 2-oxo acid dehydrogenase subunit E2 → MAYIFNMPDVGEGMAEGEIVAWDVKVGDEVQEEDTLVEIQNDKSVEEITSPVTGKVTKLYYEEGDLAMVGEPLIAFEGEGLEDNEAEAAPASTPESPAQEEKAEDPASSNKGGGSYYKFRLPDVGEGMAEGEIVSWLVSEGDEITEEDSLVEIQNDKSVEEVASPVAGTVKKILVEAGTIANVGDVLAEIDSPEHNGEDDGAEDTSTPSQPAQEAKADEGNDDATGGAASAPATADPNRVIQAMPSVRKYARDKGVDISLVNGTGKNGQITRDDIDNFDPNAQAASSQEASQEAAPAKEEKAAKKSPAPAPTVSNEDLVERVKISPMRRIISESMTTSKFTAPQVSLFMDVEVSKLWDHRKKFKGIAAERDVKLTFLPYVVKALVAAVKKYPMLNASIDEENREYILKKYYNVGIATDTDNGLFVPNIKNANQKSMFEIANEINEKAAKAHAGELTNEEMGDGTITISNIGSAGGEFFTPILNFPEVAILGFGAIKQEPVVNDEGELAVGRVLKLSLTFDHRIVDGAVGQRCLNEVARLLSEPELLLMEG, encoded by the coding sequence ATGGCTTATATTTTTAATATGCCCGATGTCGGCGAAGGTATGGCAGAAGGCGAAATCGTTGCATGGGACGTCAAAGTCGGCGACGAAGTTCAAGAAGAAGATACACTCGTAGAAATCCAAAATGATAAATCTGTTGAAGAAATTACTTCTCCTGTTACAGGGAAAGTAACCAAGCTTTACTATGAAGAAGGCGACTTGGCAATGGTCGGCGAACCATTGATCGCATTCGAAGGGGAAGGCTTAGAAGATAACGAAGCAGAAGCTGCTCCAGCTTCAACCCCAGAATCCCCAGCCCAAGAAGAAAAAGCTGAAGACCCAGCTTCATCCAACAAGGGTGGCGGCTCCTACTACAAATTCCGCTTACCAGACGTTGGTGAAGGGATGGCAGAAGGTGAAATCGTTTCTTGGTTAGTTTCTGAAGGCGACGAAATCACTGAAGAAGACTCCCTCGTTGAAATCCAAAACGACAAGTCTGTTGAAGAAGTAGCTTCACCAGTTGCTGGTACGGTTAAGAAGATCTTAGTTGAAGCAGGCACCATCGCTAATGTTGGGGATGTTTTAGCTGAAATCGACTCACCAGAACACAATGGCGAAGATGATGGGGCAGAAGATACCTCAACGCCTTCACAACCTGCTCAAGAAGCTAAGGCTGACGAAGGTAATGATGACGCAACAGGTGGCGCAGCTTCAGCACCAGCTACAGCTGATCCAAACCGTGTCATCCAAGCCATGCCTTCTGTTCGTAAATATGCACGCGACAAAGGCGTTGACATCAGCTTAGTAAACGGCACCGGTAAGAACGGCCAAATTACCCGTGATGACATCGACAACTTCGATCCAAACGCTCAAGCTGCAAGCAGCCAAGAAGCTAGCCAAGAAGCAGCTCCAGCTAAGGAAGAAAAAGCAGCTAAGAAATCACCTGCTCCAGCGCCAACTGTTTCTAACGAAGACTTGGTTGAACGCGTTAAGATCTCACCAATGCGTCGGATCATCTCTGAATCCATGACCACTTCTAAGTTTACTGCACCTCAAGTATCCCTCTTCATGGACGTTGAAGTGTCTAAACTTTGGGATCATCGTAAGAAATTCAAGGGCATCGCTGCAGAACGTGATGTGAAGTTAACCTTCTTACCTTATGTGGTGAAAGCCTTAGTTGCTGCAGTTAAGAAATACCCAATGCTTAACGCATCAATCGACGAAGAAAACCGCGAATACATCCTTAAGAAATACTATAACGTAGGGATTGCAACAGATACTGACAATGGTTTATTCGTTCCAAATATCAAGAACGCTAACCAAAAATCAATGTTTGAAATTGCTAACGAAATCAACGAAAAAGCTGCCAAAGCTCACGCTGGTGAATTAACCAACGAAGAAATGGGCGACGGTACCATTACAATTTCTAACATCGGTTCAGCTGGTGGCGAATTCTTCACTCCAATCCTTAACTTCCCAGAAGTTGCTATCTTAGGTTTCGGTGCCATCAAGCAAGAACCTGTTGTCAACGATGAAGGCGAATTAGCAGTTGGCCGCGTCTTGAAACTTTCCTTAACCTTCGACCACCGTATTGTCGACGGGGCTGTAGGTCAACGTTGCTTGAACGAAGTCGCTCGCTTATTGTCAGAACCAGAATTGCTGTTAATGGAAGGATAG
- a CDS encoding alpha-ketoacid dehydrogenase subunit beta, with translation MAKKNNRNKTMVEAVTEALDQEMARDEKVLIFGEDVGKNGGVFRATTGLYDKYGEDRVSDTPLSESGIGGLAIGLALQGFRPVMEIQFFGFVFEVMDSISGQMARTRYRMGGTRHMPITVRSPFGGGVHTPEMHADSLEGLMAQSPGLKVVIPSSPYEAKGLLTASIRDNDPVVFLEHMKLYRSFREEVPEEQYEIELNKANVAREGNDVTIIAYGYMVREALKAADALEKDGISAEVIDLRTVQPLDMETIGASVDKTGRVVMVQEAQRQAGVGNQVIAEISQRNILSLQAPIQFVSAADTVFPFGLAENVWLPNAEDIQEAVKKATQF, from the coding sequence ATGGCTAAAAAGAACAACCGCAACAAAACAATGGTTGAAGCCGTTACAGAAGCGTTAGACCAAGAAATGGCACGCGATGAAAAAGTCTTAATCTTTGGTGAAGATGTAGGTAAAAACGGCGGTGTATTCCGTGCCACAACAGGCTTATACGACAAGTATGGTGAAGACCGTGTCAGCGATACACCTCTATCCGAATCAGGTATTGGTGGTTTAGCCATTGGTTTAGCTCTTCAAGGCTTCCGTCCCGTTATGGAAATCCAATTCTTCGGTTTCGTATTCGAAGTGATGGACTCAATCTCTGGCCAAATGGCACGTACCCGCTACCGTATGGGTGGGACTCGCCATATGCCTATTACCGTTCGTTCACCATTCGGCGGTGGCGTTCACACGCCTGAAATGCACGCGGACTCCCTTGAAGGCTTAATGGCTCAATCTCCAGGTTTGAAAGTGGTTATCCCATCAAGCCCATACGAAGCAAAAGGTCTCTTGACTGCTTCTATCCGCGACAATGACCCAGTTGTCTTCTTAGAACACATGAAACTTTACCGGTCATTCCGTGAAGAAGTCCCAGAAGAACAATACGAAATTGAATTGAACAAGGCCAATGTTGCCCGTGAAGGTAATGATGTAACTATCATCGCTTACGGCTACATGGTACGCGAAGCATTGAAGGCTGCTGACGCCCTTGAAAAAGACGGCATCTCAGCTGAAGTTATCGACTTACGTACCGTTCAACCTCTTGACATGGAAACTATCGGGGCTTCTGTTGACAAGACAGGCCGCGTGGTAATGGTTCAAGAAGCCCAACGTCAAGCTGGCGTGGGTAACCAAGTGATTGCTGAAATTTCACAACGCAATATCTTGAGCTTACAAGCACCTATCCAATTCGTATCTGCTGCAGATACTGTCTTCCCATTTGGTTTAGCCGAAAACGTTTGGTTACCAAATGCCGAAGATATTCAAGAAGCAGTGAAGAAAGCAACTCAATTCTAA
- the pdhA gene encoding pyruvate dehydrogenase (acetyl-transferring) E1 component subunit alpha, with amino-acid sequence MAKQPVDYAAQLEAIDELFPMVRILDEEGKVVNEEIMPDLSDDELVELMKRMVFSRTLHERSMALAKQGRLGFYAPTYGQEASQMASSYAFEEGDWLFPGYRDVPQLIAKGLPIYKGFLWSRGHVEGNDYPEDLHAMPPQIIIGAQLIQAMGNAVGQKLNGSDNVTYVYTGDGGSSQGDSYEGWNYASRYKAPIVFFIQNNGFAISTPREKQSAAKTLAQKAVAAGIPGVQVDGNDALAVYAVAKQAREYAAAGNGPVLIETITNRLGAHSTSGDNPKLYRTDEDIELWTGREPLLRMRKFMEDKGLWNEDMETEYVDQVKDEIKEAIQKAEAAPQQKVSDFLKNMFENPGQNIKEQIEQYEAKESE; translated from the coding sequence ATGGCTAAACAACCAGTAGATTATGCTGCGCAGTTGGAAGCAATTGACGAGCTTTTCCCAATGGTTCGTATCTTAGACGAAGAAGGGAAAGTCGTTAATGAAGAGATTATGCCTGATTTATCAGACGATGAATTAGTTGAATTAATGAAACGGATGGTGTTCTCTCGGACGCTTCACGAACGTTCAATGGCTTTGGCTAAGCAAGGACGTTTAGGTTTCTACGCACCCACCTATGGCCAAGAAGCTTCCCAAATGGCCAGCTCTTACGCTTTTGAAGAAGGTGACTGGTTATTCCCAGGCTATCGTGACGTTCCTCAATTAATCGCTAAAGGCTTGCCTATCTACAAGGGCTTCCTCTGGTCACGTGGACACGTTGAAGGGAACGACTACCCTGAAGACTTACACGCTATGCCACCACAAATCATTATCGGTGCTCAATTAATCCAAGCCATGGGTAATGCTGTTGGCCAAAAATTAAATGGTTCCGACAATGTGACTTATGTCTACACTGGTGACGGTGGTTCATCCCAAGGTGACTCTTATGAAGGCTGGAACTATGCAAGCCGCTACAAAGCACCAATCGTATTCTTCATCCAAAACAACGGCTTCGCTATCTCAACCCCACGCGAAAAACAATCCGCTGCTAAGACCTTAGCTCAAAAAGCTGTTGCAGCAGGTATCCCAGGGGTACAAGTTGACGGTAACGACGCCTTAGCTGTTTACGCTGTGGCTAAACAAGCCCGTGAATATGCCGCTGCTGGTAATGGTCCTGTCTTGATTGAAACCATCACCAACCGTTTAGGCGCTCACTCAACATCAGGTGACAACCCTAAACTTTACCGGACCGATGAAGATATCGAACTATGGACCGGCCGTGAACCTCTCTTACGTATGCGTAAGTTCATGGAAGACAAGGGTCTATGGAACGAAGACATGGAAACTGAATATGTTGACCAAGTGAAAGATGAAATCAAAGAAGCAATTCAAAAGGCAGAGGCTGCCCCACAACAAAAAGTTTCTGATTTCTTGAAGAATATGTTCGAAAACCCTGGTCAAAACATTAAAGAACAAATCGAACAATATGAAGCAAAGGAGAGTGAATAA
- the def gene encoding peptide deformylase, producing the protein MITMDDIIRDGHPTLRKTAEKVTFPLTDEDRAFAQDLMDYLHNSQDEEIAEKYGLRAGVGLAAPQVNVSKQMTAVLIPDLEDPDGKIIMEEVVCNPRILSHSLEKVALPSGEGCLSVDQDVPGYVPRYARITLRYQDLEGNEHKKRFKGYPAIVLQHEIDHLNGILYYDHINQDAPFSLDQNSFVLGEEF; encoded by the coding sequence ATGATTACAATGGATGATATTATCCGGGACGGCCACCCCACCCTGCGCAAAACCGCTGAGAAAGTGACCTTCCCTCTGACTGACGAGGACCGCGCCTTCGCCCAAGACTTGATGGACTACCTGCACAACAGCCAAGATGAAGAAATCGCTGAAAAATACGGCCTCCGTGCAGGCGTCGGCTTGGCTGCTCCCCAAGTCAATGTCTCCAAGCAAATGACTGCCGTCCTCATCCCTGACCTGGAAGATCCAGACGGCAAGATTATAATGGAAGAAGTCGTCTGCAACCCGCGCATCCTCAGCCACTCCCTAGAAAAAGTGGCCCTACCGAGTGGCGAAGGCTGCCTGTCCGTCGACCAAGACGTCCCCGGCTATGTGCCCCGCTATGCGCGCATCACCCTCCGCTACCAAGACCTAGAAGGCAATGAGCACAAAAAACGCTTCAAAGGCTACCCCGCCATCGTCCTCCAACACGAAATCGACCACCTCAACGGCATCCTCTACTACGACCACATCAACCAAGACGCCCCCTTCTCCCTCGACCAGAACTCATTTGTATTAGGGGAAGAATTTTAA